In a genomic window of Arvicanthis niloticus isolate mArvNil1 chromosome 8, mArvNil1.pat.X, whole genome shotgun sequence:
- the Sephs1 gene encoding selenide, water dikinase 1 isoform X1, translating to MSTRESFNPETYELDKSFRLTRFTELKGTGCKVPQDVLQKLLESLQENHFQEDEQFLGAVMPRLGIGMDTCVIPLRHGGLSLVQTTDYIYPIVDDPYMMGRIACANVLSDLYAMGVTECDNMLMLLGVSNKMTDRERDKVIPLIIQGFKDAAEEAGTSVTGGQTVLNPWIVLGGVATTVCQPNEFIMPDNAVPGDVLVLTKPLGTQVAVAVHQWLDIPEKWNKIKLVVTQEDVELAYQEAMMNMARLNRTAAGLMHTFNAHAATDITGFGILGHAQNLAKQQRNEVSFVIHNLPVLAKMAAVSKACGNMFGLMHGTCPETSGGLLICLPREQAARFCAEIKSPKYGEGHQAWIIGIVEKGNRTARIIDKPRIIEVAPQVATQNVNPTPGATS from the exons ATGTCTACTCGGGAGTCCTTTAACCCGGAAACCTATGAATTGGACAAGAGCTTCCGGCTAACCAGGTTTACTGAACTGAAAGGCACAGGCTGCAAAGTGCCCCAAGATGTCTTGCAGAAATTGCTGGAATCTTTACAAGAGAACCACTTCCAAGAAGATGAGCAGTTTCTGGGAGCTGTTATGCCTCGACTTG GCATTGGGATGGATACTTGCGTCATTCCTTTGCGGCATGGTGGTCTTTCCTTGGTTCAAACCACAGATTACATTTATCCAATCGTCGATGACCCTTACATGATG GGCAGGATAGCATGTGCCAATGTCCTCAGTGACCTCTATGCAATGGGTGTCACAGAATGTGACAATATGCTGATGCTCCTTGGAGTTAGTAATAAAATGACTGACCGG GAGAGGGATAAAGTGATACCGCTAATTATCCAGGGTTTTAAAGATGCGGCAGAGGAAGCGGGAACCTCTGTCACGGGCGGCCAAACAGTATTAAACCCCTGGATTGTTCTGGGAGGAGTCGCCACAACCGTCTGCCAGCCCAATGAATTTATCAT gCCAGATAATGCAGTGCCAGGGGATGTGCTGGTATTGACAAAACCCCTGGGGACACAGGTTGCAGTCGCTGTGCACCAGTGGCTGGATATT CCcgaaaaatggaataaaattaagCTAGTGGTCACCCAAGAAGACGTAGAGCTGGCATACCAAGAGGCAATGATGAACATGGCCCGGCTCAACAGGACAG CTGCAGGCCTCATGCACACGTTCAATGCCCACGCAGCCACTGACATCACAGGCTTTGGGATTCTGGGCCATGCACAGAACCTGGCCAAGCAACAGAGGAACGAGGTGTCGTTTGTCATTCACAATCTTCCTGTGCTTGCGAAGATGGCCGCCGTGAGCAAAGCCTGTGGAAACATGTTCGGTCTGATGCATGGGACCTGCCCGGAGACATCAG GAGGCCTGCTAATCTGTCTACCACGTGAGCAAGCAGCTCGGTTCTGTGCAGAGATAAAGTCCCCCAAATATGGCGAAGGCCACCAAGCATGGATTATTGGGATTGTAGAGAAGGGCAACCGCACAGCCAGAATCATCGACAAACCTCGGATTATTGAAGTTGCACCTCAAGTAGCCACGCAAAACGTGAACCCCACACCTGGTGCCACCTCCTAA
- the Sephs1 gene encoding selenide, water dikinase 1 isoform X2, whose product MSCRNCWNLYKRTTSKKMSSFWELLCLDLGRIACANVLSDLYAMGVTECDNMLMLLGVSNKMTDRERDKVIPLIIQGFKDAAEEAGTSVTGGQTVLNPWIVLGGVATTVCQPNEFIMPDNAVPGDVLVLTKPLGTQVAVAVHQWLDIPEKWNKIKLVVTQEDVELAYQEAMMNMARLNRTAAGLMHTFNAHAATDITGFGILGHAQNLAKQQRNEVSFVIHNLPVLAKMAAVSKACGNMFGLMHGTCPETSGGLLICLPREQAARFCAEIKSPKYGEGHQAWIIGIVEKGNRTARIIDKPRIIEVAPQVATQNVNPTPGATS is encoded by the exons ATGTCTTGCAGAAATTGCTGGAATCTTTACAAGAGAACCACTTCCAAGAAGATGAGCAGTTTCTGGGAGCTGTTATGCCTCGACTTG GGCAGGATAGCATGTGCCAATGTCCTCAGTGACCTCTATGCAATGGGTGTCACAGAATGTGACAATATGCTGATGCTCCTTGGAGTTAGTAATAAAATGACTGACCGG GAGAGGGATAAAGTGATACCGCTAATTATCCAGGGTTTTAAAGATGCGGCAGAGGAAGCGGGAACCTCTGTCACGGGCGGCCAAACAGTATTAAACCCCTGGATTGTTCTGGGAGGAGTCGCCACAACCGTCTGCCAGCCCAATGAATTTATCAT gCCAGATAATGCAGTGCCAGGGGATGTGCTGGTATTGACAAAACCCCTGGGGACACAGGTTGCAGTCGCTGTGCACCAGTGGCTGGATATT CCcgaaaaatggaataaaattaagCTAGTGGTCACCCAAGAAGACGTAGAGCTGGCATACCAAGAGGCAATGATGAACATGGCCCGGCTCAACAGGACAG CTGCAGGCCTCATGCACACGTTCAATGCCCACGCAGCCACTGACATCACAGGCTTTGGGATTCTGGGCCATGCACAGAACCTGGCCAAGCAACAGAGGAACGAGGTGTCGTTTGTCATTCACAATCTTCCTGTGCTTGCGAAGATGGCCGCCGTGAGCAAAGCCTGTGGAAACATGTTCGGTCTGATGCATGGGACCTGCCCGGAGACATCAG GAGGCCTGCTAATCTGTCTACCACGTGAGCAAGCAGCTCGGTTCTGTGCAGAGATAAAGTCCCCCAAATATGGCGAAGGCCACCAAGCATGGATTATTGGGATTGTAGAGAAGGGCAACCGCACAGCCAGAATCATCGACAAACCTCGGATTATTGAAGTTGCACCTCAAGTAGCCACGCAAAACGTGAACCCCACACCTGGTGCCACCTCCTAA